The proteins below are encoded in one region of Thermococcus sp. 21S7:
- a CDS encoding ferredoxin, with product MAWKVKIDQDVCIGDAICASLCPDVFEMSDEGKAQPVVEVIEDEALYNCAVEAAEACPVSCITVEEA from the coding sequence ATGGCGTGGAAGGTTAAGATTGACCAGGACGTTTGTATCGGAGATGCCATCTGTGCCAGCCTCTGCCCGGACGTCTTCGAGATGAGCGACGAGGGCAAGGCCCAGCCGGTCGTTGAGGTTATTGAGGACGAGGCTCTCTACAACTGCGCCGTTGAGGCCGCCGAGGCCTGCCCGGTCAGCTGCATAACCGTTGAGGAGGCTTGA
- a CDS encoding TetR/AcrR family transcriptional regulator, whose protein sequence is MKGEETRRRIVVAALELFSERSYHDVSMEEIARRAGISKGGLFHHFPSKYELAKEALFYGLEVWGREVISKIQPLESAEERLWAIIDASFDFVIHSLKFSRFFLEVYEESLKQKNGPDIWKAFGSEYLGILEDIFREIGAENPRARAFLLGALVDGFALDYLIFRDEVSVEEAKKEAFRIFTCTKRS, encoded by the coding sequence ATGAAGGGCGAGGAAACTAGGAGACGGATAGTGGTGGCGGCCCTTGAGCTGTTCAGCGAGAGGTCGTATCACGACGTTTCCATGGAGGAGATAGCCAGAAGGGCGGGCATTTCAAAGGGCGGTCTCTTTCACCACTTCCCGAGCAAGTACGAGCTGGCCAAGGAGGCCCTCTTTTACGGTCTTGAGGTATGGGGGCGCGAGGTTATCTCCAAGATTCAACCGCTGGAATCCGCGGAGGAGAGGCTCTGGGCTATAATAGACGCCTCCTTTGACTTCGTTATACATAGCCTTAAGTTCTCCCGCTTCTTTCTGGAGGTTTATGAGGAAAGCTTAAAGCAAAAAAACGGGCCGGACATCTGGAAAGCCTTCGGAAGCGAATACCTTGGGATTTTGGAGGACATTTTCAGGGAGATTGGGGCCGAAAATCCCCGGGCGAGGGCGTTTCTCCTCGGGGCGCTGGTGGATGGATTTGCCCTGGACTACCTGATATTCCGGGACGAGGTGTCGGTTGAAGAGGCTAAAAAAGAGGCGTTCCGGATTTTCACCTGCACAAAACGGTCGTGA
- a CDS encoding MMPL family transporter translates to MRAITESVVEKPKRTVAVVLLLTLLFMASASQLKEETSLNAMFPSYPEVKLMEDIQHDFGNVEPVIIILRGDDVLTPEYFSKTAEITSKLLEDGSISDALIQPKEQSIESLPGILALYRLSLEGKMHPSQSEVLAEMRSFESKEEITETLEAFLSDPNIPEDMKDYALSFLPKDFNGNAMKSGEMAIYVSLNAGLPENELERVEREIEAIAGNVDADSLTYGFQLLNYYYVKTEERLAPAFVLALLLILALMFFNFRNVGDVLLSLLTLFLAMVWTFGLAGAFGWKLDLMAGMVPILILGLGIDFSFHVLMGYREKLREMKTPGKAMKAVLSTVGVALLLAMITTVVGFSSNGISDLPSMRHFGFLAAFSIVAIFVLNITFVPAVRVLIDGRREKGAPARKTKGHYRTLKVPWFISGKITAAILFLAILLAGAAGWSLGLGMKASYDPTGELAKDLSVTRAYDLLNEKFSVGTERVYVRVDGNLTNPALWAGLQNAVRRMNDDAYIVRSNGTAKVEWILTLVPFLSMENPEVLRTYSAVDGDGDGFIDEGVSPEKLKEFLSAVYGTPMGRYYLHRNKNGGFNGLLLVVPTRTDFGYHGKELLKELREDFAGINASIGFTGEPIIWAKGLDDVRDSMISSMFLCLLFAFIVLPLAFGLAHRSPLLGLLVAVAPFLVLGWLFLTMRLFNIPLNTMTAMVGAIIVGIGIDYPIHIANRWALERRAGKDFDECYSISLSSTGREVLYSALTTLIAFGVLVTIPIPIITQFATTTLFGLIYSLLGAVLVLPILIRLFWHRDAEERPGAKV, encoded by the coding sequence TTGAGGGCAATTACCGAATCTGTCGTGGAGAAGCCAAAGAGAACCGTTGCGGTCGTTCTCCTCTTGACGCTCCTGTTTATGGCTTCTGCGTCGCAGCTCAAGGAGGAGACCAGTCTGAACGCCATGTTTCCCAGCTACCCGGAAGTCAAGCTGATGGAGGACATCCAGCACGATTTTGGAAACGTTGAACCGGTCATCATAATACTGCGGGGTGACGATGTCCTGACCCCGGAGTACTTCTCAAAGACGGCCGAGATAACTTCCAAACTGCTGGAGGATGGTTCCATCAGTGATGCCCTGATTCAGCCGAAAGAGCAGAGTATAGAATCCCTTCCCGGAATCCTGGCGCTCTACCGGCTTTCCCTGGAGGGCAAGATGCATCCCTCGCAGTCCGAGGTTCTGGCGGAGATGCGTTCCTTTGAATCCAAGGAAGAGATAACCGAGACGCTGGAGGCGTTTCTCTCCGATCCGAACATCCCGGAGGACATGAAGGACTACGCGCTCTCATTCCTGCCGAAGGATTTCAACGGGAATGCAATGAAGAGCGGGGAGATGGCGATTTACGTGTCTCTGAACGCCGGCCTGCCGGAGAACGAGCTTGAGAGGGTCGAGCGTGAAATAGAAGCGATCGCGGGGAATGTGGATGCTGACTCTTTAACGTACGGCTTCCAGCTGCTCAACTACTACTACGTAAAAACCGAGGAACGCCTGGCTCCTGCCTTTGTTCTGGCCCTGCTTCTGATACTGGCGCTCATGTTCTTCAACTTCAGGAACGTCGGTGACGTCCTCCTCTCCCTTCTCACACTCTTCCTCGCCATGGTCTGGACGTTTGGACTCGCGGGAGCGTTTGGATGGAAGCTCGACCTGATGGCCGGGATGGTGCCAATCCTCATCCTGGGCCTTGGAATAGACTTCTCCTTCCATGTACTGATGGGCTACCGCGAGAAACTCCGCGAGATGAAAACCCCGGGAAAGGCCATGAAAGCCGTGCTCTCCACGGTCGGCGTGGCACTTCTCCTGGCGATGATAACGACGGTGGTTGGCTTTTCCTCCAACGGCATCTCCGACCTCCCCAGCATGAGGCATTTCGGCTTTCTCGCGGCTTTTTCCATAGTCGCGATCTTTGTTCTGAACATAACCTTCGTCCCAGCCGTTAGGGTGCTGATTGACGGTAGGAGAGAAAAAGGCGCTCCTGCCAGGAAAACAAAGGGCCACTACCGTACGCTTAAGGTTCCGTGGTTCATCAGCGGGAAGATAACAGCCGCCATCCTGTTCCTCGCCATCCTCCTGGCGGGCGCCGCCGGGTGGTCTCTGGGGCTCGGCATGAAGGCCTCCTACGACCCAACTGGGGAGCTGGCGAAGGACCTAAGCGTTACGAGGGCATATGATCTGCTCAACGAGAAGTTCAGCGTTGGCACGGAGCGCGTTTACGTCAGGGTGGATGGAAACCTAACGAATCCGGCGCTCTGGGCCGGACTCCAGAACGCGGTGAGGAGGATGAACGATGACGCCTACATCGTCAGGTCCAACGGCACCGCAAAGGTCGAGTGGATTCTAACGCTCGTCCCGTTCCTCTCGATGGAGAACCCGGAGGTTTTGAGAACCTACTCCGCCGTTGACGGGGACGGTGATGGGTTCATTGACGAGGGTGTGTCCCCTGAGAAACTGAAAGAATTCCTAAGTGCCGTGTACGGCACTCCGATGGGAAGGTACTACCTTCACCGGAACAAAAACGGGGGCTTCAATGGTCTGTTGCTCGTGGTTCCCACCAGAACCGACTTCGGTTATCACGGAAAGGAACTCCTGAAGGAGCTGCGGGAGGACTTCGCGGGGATAAACGCCAGCATCGGCTTCACGGGGGAGCCCATAATCTGGGCCAAGGGGCTCGACGACGTGAGGGACTCCATGATCAGCTCCATGTTCCTCTGCCTCCTCTTCGCTTTCATCGTCCTCCCCCTGGCCTTTGGGCTCGCCCACCGTTCACCACTCCTCGGACTGCTCGTGGCGGTTGCGCCGTTTCTCGTGCTGGGATGGCTCTTCCTCACCATGAGGCTCTTCAACATCCCGCTCAATACGATGACCGCCATGGTCGGGGCGATAATCGTGGGGATCGGCATAGACTACCCGATTCACATAGCCAACCGCTGGGCCCTGGAGAGGAGGGCAGGAAAGGACTTTGACGAATGCTATTCGATTTCCCTCTCCAGCACGGGCAGGGAGGTTCTGTACTCGGCTTTGACGACCCTGATAGCCTTCGGCGTTCTCGTGACGATTCCGATTCCCATTATAACCCAGTTTGCAACCACCACTCTCTTTGGACTTATCTACAGCCTCCTGGGCGCCGTTCTGGTTCTTCCAATTTTGATACGGCTGTTCTGGCACAGGGATGCGGAGGAACGCCCCGGGGCGAAGGTGTGA
- a CDS encoding nicotinate phosphoribosyltransferase, with protein sequence MRDFYIAHEDDIKAGKTTDVYFIRTKKILVEKGIHRKVFADVTTTSLPKGWKWGVLAGIEEVAKLLEGLPVNVYAMPEGTIFHPYEPVLQIEGYYKEFGIYETALLGMLSQATGIATAALRTKIAANFKPVYSFGIRHMHPAIAPMIDRSAFIGGCDGVSGVMGAEMMGEKPVGTMPHALILVVGDQVKAWKYFDEVVEPEVPRTALVDTLCDEKFEALMAAEALGERLTAVRLDTPSSRRGNFRRIIEEVRWELDLRGHEHVKIFVSGGLDEESIREIVDVADAFGVGGSIASAKPVDFSLDIVEIEGKPITKRGKLSGRKQIYRCEKGHYHRVPADKKLERCPVCGAKVEPLIKPLIENGEIVAELPKAREIREYVLEQAEKFGLGLE encoded by the coding sequence ATGAGAGACTTCTACATCGCCCATGAGGATGATATCAAAGCCGGAAAGACCACGGACGTTTACTTCATCAGAACGAAGAAGATACTCGTCGAGAAGGGCATTCACAGGAAAGTTTTCGCCGACGTGACAACGACTTCCCTTCCGAAGGGCTGGAAGTGGGGGGTTCTGGCGGGAATCGAGGAGGTTGCAAAGCTCCTTGAGGGGCTCCCCGTGAACGTCTACGCGATGCCGGAGGGAACTATATTCCACCCCTACGAGCCCGTTCTCCAGATAGAAGGCTACTACAAGGAGTTTGGAATCTACGAGACAGCTTTGCTTGGAATGCTCAGTCAGGCGACGGGAATAGCCACCGCCGCACTCAGGACGAAGATAGCCGCGAACTTCAAGCCGGTCTACTCCTTCGGCATAAGGCACATGCACCCGGCAATAGCGCCGATGATAGACCGTTCGGCATTCATAGGCGGCTGCGACGGTGTTTCTGGGGTCATGGGCGCGGAGATGATGGGGGAGAAGCCCGTCGGCACGATGCCCCACGCGCTCATCCTGGTAGTCGGCGACCAGGTGAAGGCCTGGAAGTACTTCGACGAGGTCGTTGAGCCCGAGGTTCCGAGAACCGCCTTGGTTGATACGCTCTGCGACGAGAAGTTTGAAGCGTTGATGGCGGCTGAAGCGCTTGGCGAGAGGCTCACCGCGGTCAGGCTCGACACCCCGAGCTCCAGGAGGGGCAACTTCAGGAGGATAATCGAGGAGGTTCGCTGGGAACTCGACCTGAGGGGCCACGAGCACGTCAAAATCTTCGTGAGCGGCGGTTTGGACGAGGAGAGCATAAGGGAGATAGTGGACGTTGCGGATGCCTTCGGCGTTGGAGGCTCGATAGCCAGCGCCAAACCCGTTGACTTCTCGCTCGACATAGTGGAGATCGAGGGGAAGCCTATAACGAAGCGCGGCAAGCTCAGCGGGAGGAAGCAGATATACCGCTGCGAGAAGGGCCACTACCACCGCGTTCCGGCGGACAAAAAGCTCGAACGCTGTCCTGTCTGCGGTGCAAAGGTTGAGCCGCTCATCAAGCCGCTCATTGAGAACGGTGAGATAGTGGCGGAGCTGCCGAAGGCGCGGGAGATAAGGGAGTACGTGCTTGAGCAGGCCGAGAAGTTCGGGCTTGGCCTGGAGTGA
- a CDS encoding MBL fold metallo-hydrolase: protein MRIIPLASESLGVRSLAVFVKASGIKVLIDPGVALGPKRYGLQPAKIELETLQKMRRKIQGHARKAEVVTISHYHYDHHTPFFEGLYESSSKEYAREIYEGKRLFIKHPRENINFSQRKRAWAFMKNAEPIAERVEFADGRSFDLGGVTLEFSPAVPHGNEGSKLGFVVMVMIDDGFRLIHASDIQLLNRRAVEWIVEKSPDLLITGGPPTYLGKRAEGGWETGVKNLNEIIRETGAEIVLDHHIIRDKRYPEFFGELEKSPKTFAGYLRVEDRPLEAYRRELHKKERGEEVELPFRL from the coding sequence ATGAGAATCATTCCACTCGCCTCCGAGAGCCTCGGTGTGAGGAGCCTGGCAGTCTTCGTTAAGGCATCCGGAATAAAAGTCCTCATAGATCCCGGCGTCGCCCTCGGCCCGAAACGCTACGGCCTCCAGCCGGCGAAAATCGAGCTTGAGACCCTCCAGAAGATGAGGAGGAAGATACAGGGCCACGCGAGGAAGGCAGAGGTCGTGACGATTTCGCACTACCACTACGACCACCATACCCCTTTCTTCGAGGGCCTCTACGAGAGCTCCAGCAAGGAATACGCGAGGGAAATCTACGAAGGGAAGCGGCTCTTCATAAAGCACCCTAGGGAGAATATCAACTTCAGCCAGAGGAAGCGCGCCTGGGCATTCATGAAGAACGCCGAGCCGATAGCGGAGAGGGTGGAGTTCGCAGACGGCAGGAGCTTCGACCTCGGCGGCGTTACGCTGGAGTTCTCGCCGGCCGTTCCGCACGGCAACGAGGGCTCGAAGCTCGGTTTCGTTGTGATGGTCATGATCGACGACGGCTTCCGCTTAATCCATGCCAGCGACATCCAGCTCCTCAACAGGCGTGCCGTTGAGTGGATAGTGGAGAAGAGTCCGGACCTGCTCATCACGGGCGGGCCACCGACCTACCTAGGAAAGCGTGCCGAGGGCGGCTGGGAAACGGGCGTCAAGAATCTCAACGAGATAATCCGCGAAACCGGTGCCGAGATAGTACTCGACCACCACATCATCAGGGACAAACGCTATCCGGAGTTCTTCGGTGAGCTGGAGAAAAGCCCCAAAACGTTCGCCGGCTACCTAAGGGTGGAGGACAGACCGCTGGAGGCCTACCGCAGGGAGCTGCATAAAAAGGAAAGGGGTGAGGAGGTGGAGCTTCCCTTCAGGTTATGA
- a CDS encoding metal-sulfur cluster assembly factor produces MVTKEEVENVVKAIVDEKFVKSVDVNEKGDVAVTLAKDTPNIDDVLIKLNAELGRIEGVGTITINREREMKAEENAELSEELILEKLKEVIDPEIGIDVVNLGLIYELKVRPDRTVYVKMTMTTPGCPLTMWILRAVEDKVLEIPGVKDAEIELTFDPPWTPDRISQEYRKRLGLY; encoded by the coding sequence ATGGTCACGAAAGAGGAAGTTGAGAACGTCGTTAAAGCAATCGTTGACGAGAAGTTCGTAAAATCCGTCGATGTGAACGAGAAGGGGGACGTGGCGGTCACCCTAGCGAAGGACACCCCGAACATCGACGACGTGCTGATAAAGCTCAACGCTGAGCTCGGGAGGATTGAAGGGGTGGGCACCATAACGATAAACCGCGAGAGGGAGATGAAGGCCGAAGAGAACGCCGAGCTGAGCGAGGAGCTCATCCTTGAGAAGCTCAAAGAGGTCATAGACCCCGAAATCGGCATCGATGTTGTCAATCTCGGCCTCATATACGAGCTAAAGGTCAGGCCGGACAGAACAGTGTACGTGAAGATGACGATGACGACCCCGGGCTGTCCGCTCACGATGTGGATTCTCAGGGCCGTTGAGGACAAGGTTCTCGAAATCCCCGGCGTCAAGGACGCTGAAATCGAGCTAACCTTTGATCCGCCCTGGACGCCCGACAGAATCAGTCAGGAGTACAGGAAAAGGCTTGGACTCTACTGA
- a CDS encoding SDR family oxidoreductase: MNVPIGRLISLKGRKALITGAASGIGRATALRFAEAGADLELVDIDEFGLKETKALAEGFGVEVGLHRVDLSRKIEIDTLWESLKDREPDILVNNAGVYWFKDFTEVDEGFYEKAMAINLHSVFWMCQHFVRARKEEGGVIINVSSIEAFLPFAKGLAHYDAAKLGVVALTRAIARDYGKKIRANVVVPGGIETEGVKKLKREAIMKFDMEKIGISFNFNARLPMGRFGQPDEVARVMLFLASDLASYVNGAVIPVDGGFLST, from the coding sequence ATGAATGTCCCGATTGGTAGGCTTATCTCCCTGAAGGGGAGGAAAGCCCTGATAACCGGCGCTGCTTCGGGAATAGGCCGTGCAACGGCACTTCGCTTCGCCGAGGCCGGGGCGGACCTGGAGCTCGTTGATATAGACGAGTTTGGGCTGAAGGAAACCAAGGCGCTCGCCGAGGGGTTCGGCGTCGAGGTCGGCCTCCACCGCGTCGACCTCTCAAGGAAGATAGAGATTGACACCCTGTGGGAGTCCCTGAAGGACAGGGAGCCGGATATCCTTGTGAACAACGCCGGTGTCTACTGGTTCAAGGACTTCACGGAAGTTGATGAGGGGTTCTACGAGAAGGCCATGGCGATAAACCTCCACTCAGTCTTCTGGATGTGCCAGCACTTCGTCAGGGCGAGGAAGGAGGAGGGGGGAGTGATAATCAACGTGAGCTCGATAGAAGCTTTTCTCCCCTTTGCCAAAGGCCTTGCCCACTACGACGCGGCCAAGCTTGGCGTGGTTGCCCTAACTAGGGCTATAGCGAGGGACTACGGCAAGAAAATCAGGGCAAACGTCGTAGTGCCCGGAGGCATAGAGACCGAGGGGGTAAAGAAGCTCAAAAGGGAGGCGATAATGAAGTTCGACATGGAGAAGATAGGCATATCTTTCAACTTCAACGCGCGCCTCCCGATGGGGCGCTTCGGTCAGCCGGACGAAGTTGCGAGGGTGATGCTCTTCCTCGCGAGCGACCTGGCGAGCTACGTCAACGGGGCGGTAATCCCAGTTGACGGGGGATTCCTCTCGACGTGA
- a CDS encoding ATPase, whose amino-acid sequence MINPVGDDFVKRYRLEYNLDALERVRGEIGEEAYSRLKALIEYRLYRKEFDRSPIDVKIALAFSAGSDSTASLKILRWAGFDVVPVMAKLPQMREPVLLNAMTQGAVFVEIPGYMDEMKEQIRKGAPVCGRCHTMVMDAIEDYARENGIKIVASGDLLSSGLISIHRKGDVVVLNLPAFLALDKGEAIATLGRKYALGFGCTLWRSAAKNSPVLKRFGIQRVLRELRARALTPEMAERLIFDILSQ is encoded by the coding sequence ATGATAAACCCCGTGGGAGATGACTTCGTCAAAAGGTACCGGCTTGAGTACAACCTGGACGCCCTTGAGAGGGTTAGGGGAGAAATCGGCGAAGAGGCCTATTCCCGCCTGAAAGCCCTGATAGAGTACCGCCTTTACAGAAAGGAGTTTGACCGCTCACCCATCGACGTTAAGATAGCCCTTGCCTTTTCCGCCGGTTCGGACAGCACGGCGTCCCTCAAAATACTCCGCTGGGCCGGCTTCGACGTTGTCCCTGTTATGGCAAAGCTCCCGCAGATGAGGGAGCCGGTTCTCCTCAACGCCATGACGCAGGGTGCGGTTTTCGTGGAGATACCGGGATACATGGACGAGATGAAGGAGCAGATAAGGAAGGGGGCACCCGTCTGCGGCCGCTGTCACACGATGGTCATGGACGCCATCGAAGACTACGCTAGGGAGAACGGGATAAAAATCGTTGCTTCAGGCGACCTTCTGAGCTCCGGGCTTATCTCTATCCACAGAAAGGGGGACGTGGTTGTCCTGAACCTCCCGGCCTTTCTGGCCCTTGACAAGGGCGAGGCGATAGCGACCCTCGGGCGGAAGTATGCCCTCGGCTTCGGATGCACCCTCTGGAGGTCGGCCGCAAAGAATTCGCCGGTTCTGAAGAGGTTCGGCATTCAGAGGGTTCTGAGGGAGCTTCGGGCAAGGGCACTTACTCCCGAGATGGCGGAGAGGCTGATATTCGACATCCTATCCCAGTAG